The Tumebacillus amylolyticus genome window below encodes:
- a CDS encoding MDR family MFS transporter — protein MLSGMFGGFDRSIWIRFWGMTLLNVGTFMIRPFLALYLANGLGAGLTIIGFVLTVRPLGAFFGNMLGGYFADKIGRKPVMIAGMLLDAAALGGYALTDSVLWFALLSFLQGFGSSFAEPAVSAMVADVTSEQNRARAFSLMYMGNNVGCAVGPLLGVSLLLAHPATLFGIMATATVAFAVVIALFIPESKPENIVCESDACKRSQNKIGYGFILQDVKLILFLLGSFAITLGYNQMSSYLPLHLENILPDASWLYGVMQSLNGILCVVLSMPVARFLSRFNPYHVMKASGGVYTLGILILALNHSSSLMLIGFTVFTLGEIISASVSKKLLADFAPDDMRARYMGASGFSWIVAATIGPLLGGQLMQQFGGHVMLLVFTLIMALSVPVYRMLWIKRKAELQPALEVKKAVPLA, from the coding sequence ATGCTTAGCGGAATGTTTGGCGGATTTGACAGAAGCATTTGGATACGGTTCTGGGGCATGACGTTGCTCAATGTCGGGACCTTTATGATACGGCCTTTTTTGGCACTGTACTTGGCAAACGGTTTAGGGGCGGGGCTGACGATCATCGGATTTGTGTTGACGGTGCGCCCGCTGGGAGCTTTTTTCGGAAACATGCTCGGCGGGTATTTCGCCGACAAGATCGGCCGCAAGCCGGTGATGATTGCAGGTATGCTGCTCGATGCGGCGGCGCTGGGCGGGTATGCATTGACCGACAGCGTGCTGTGGTTCGCGCTTCTCTCGTTCTTGCAAGGATTCGGTTCCTCGTTCGCCGAACCAGCGGTCAGCGCGATGGTGGCAGACGTCACGAGTGAACAAAACCGCGCCCGCGCATTTTCCCTGATGTACATGGGCAACAACGTCGGTTGCGCCGTCGGCCCGTTGCTCGGCGTCTCGTTGCTCCTTGCGCATCCGGCCACGTTGTTTGGCATCATGGCGACGGCGACGGTGGCCTTCGCGGTCGTGATTGCCCTCTTCATTCCCGAATCGAAGCCGGAGAACATTGTCTGTGAATCGGACGCGTGCAAACGGTCGCAGAACAAGATCGGCTACGGGTTCATCTTGCAAGATGTGAAGCTCATCCTCTTCCTGCTCGGTTCGTTTGCCATCACGCTCGGTTACAACCAGATGTCGTCGTACTTGCCTCTGCATCTGGAAAACATCCTCCCGGACGCCTCTTGGCTCTACGGGGTGATGCAATCGCTCAACGGCATCCTCTGCGTCGTGCTCTCCATGCCTGTTGCACGCTTTCTGTCGCGCTTCAACCCCTATCATGTCATGAAAGCGAGCGGCGGGGTGTATACGCTGGGAATCTTGATCCTCGCGCTCAACCACAGTTCCTCGCTGATGCTGATCGGGTTCACGGTGTTTACGCTCGGTGAGATCATCTCGGCGTCCGTTTCGAAAAAGTTGCTCGCCGACTTCGCGCCGGACGACATGCGTGCCCGTTATATGGGGGCCAGCGGCTTCTCGTGGATCGTCGCCGCCACGATCGGTCCTCTGCTTGGCGGGCAGTTGATGCAGCAATTCGGCGGGCATGTGATGCTCTTGGTCTTCACGTTGATCATGGCGCTGAGCGTGCCGGTCTACCGAATGCTCTGGATCAAGCGCAAAGCCGAGTTGCAACCTGCCTTGGAAGTAAAAAAAGCCGTTCCCCTCGCTTGA
- a CDS encoding acyl-CoA dehydrogenase family protein has protein sequence MSEVKTKKRGGAFLIEKTSPADVFTPEDFNNEQLMIAKTTADFAKGEVEPRREEIEKLDLELTIDLLKQAGELGLLAADVPEEYDGLGLDKISSTLITENITRAGSFGLSHGAHVGIGTLPIVYFGNDDQKKRYLPDLASGAKFAAYCLTEPGSGSDALGAKTTAILNAEGTHYVLNGTKQFITNAGFADVFVVYAKVDGDKFSAFIVEKDYPGVSTGPEEKKMGIKGSSTRPLILEDVAVPVENLLYEVGKGHHIAFNILNIGRYKLAAGCVGSNKLAIEHSVKYANQRKQFNKEISSFPLLREKFADMNIAAYATESMIYRIGGMIEAGLADVDTSNGRDVTAAIAEYAIECSISKVFASEAFDFVVDEGVQIHGGYGFIQEYPIEQMYRDSRINRIFEGTNEVNRLLIPGTLVKKAMKGEIALLQAAQGLQAELMSLMPGMVDEDIPLAVEEDLIDRAKKIFLMVAGYGVQKYQLALEAQQEILANVADIAIEIFAAESALLRAQKQIARDGEAKAATKIAMSRVFVNESFGRIEAIAKETLAAMEGGDVLKTQLSVLKKLARSTPINAVKVKRELAAKIVEQESYIC, from the coding sequence ATGAGCGAAGTAAAAACCAAAAAACGCGGAGGCGCGTTCCTGATCGAGAAGACCTCTCCGGCTGACGTCTTCACTCCGGAAGACTTCAACAACGAGCAACTGATGATCGCGAAAACCACGGCCGACTTTGCCAAGGGCGAAGTCGAACCGCGCCGTGAAGAGATCGAGAAACTCGACCTCGAACTGACCATCGATCTGCTCAAGCAAGCGGGCGAACTCGGCCTGCTGGCAGCAGACGTTCCGGAAGAGTACGACGGCCTTGGCCTCGACAAAATCTCCTCCACCCTGATCACCGAAAACATCACCCGCGCAGGCTCCTTCGGCCTGTCCCACGGCGCGCACGTCGGGATCGGGACCCTGCCGATCGTCTACTTCGGCAACGACGATCAAAAGAAACGCTACCTGCCGGACCTCGCATCGGGCGCGAAGTTCGCAGCGTACTGCCTGACCGAGCCGGGCTCCGGCTCTGACGCACTGGGCGCGAAAACCACCGCGATCCTGAACGCGGAAGGCACCCACTACGTGCTCAACGGCACGAAGCAGTTCATCACCAACGCAGGTTTTGCAGACGTATTCGTCGTCTACGCAAAAGTCGACGGCGACAAGTTCTCCGCGTTCATCGTGGAAAAAGACTACCCGGGCGTTTCCACCGGCCCGGAAGAAAAGAAAATGGGGATCAAAGGCTCCTCGACCCGTCCGCTCATCCTCGAAGATGTAGCCGTGCCGGTTGAAAACCTGCTCTACGAAGTAGGCAAAGGCCACCACATCGCCTTCAACATCTTGAACATCGGCCGTTACAAGTTGGCTGCAGGTTGCGTCGGTTCCAACAAACTGGCGATCGAGCACTCCGTCAAATACGCAAACCAACGCAAACAGTTCAACAAAGAGATCTCCTCCTTCCCGCTGCTTCGCGAGAAGTTCGCAGACATGAACATCGCAGCGTACGCAACCGAATCGATGATCTACCGCATCGGCGGAATGATCGAAGCGGGTCTGGCGGACGTGGATACCTCCAACGGCCGTGACGTGACCGCGGCGATTGCCGAATACGCAATCGAATGCTCGATCTCCAAAGTCTTCGCTTCCGAAGCGTTCGACTTCGTCGTAGACGAAGGCGTGCAAATCCACGGCGGCTACGGCTTCATTCAGGAATACCCGATTGAGCAAATGTACCGCGACTCCCGCATCAACCGCATCTTCGAAGGCACCAACGAAGTCAACCGTCTCCTGATCCCGGGCACGCTCGTCAAAAAAGCGATGAAAGGCGAAATCGCTCTGCTGCAAGCGGCACAAGGTCTGCAAGCAGAACTGATGTCCCTGATGCCGGGCATGGTTGACGAAGACATCCCGCTCGCAGTCGAAGAAGACCTCATCGACCGTGCGAAGAAAATCTTCCTGATGGTGGCAGGCTACGGCGTGCAGAAGTACCAACTGGCGCTGGAAGCTCAACAAGAAATCCTCGCGAACGTCGCAGACATCGCGATCGAAATCTTCGCGGCTGAATCTGCACTCCTGCGTGCGCAAAAGCAAATCGCACGCGACGGCGAAGCAAAAGCGGCGACCAAGATCGCCATGTCCCGCGTCTTCGTCAACGAATCCTTCGGTCGCATCGAAGCGATTGCCAAGGAAACCCTTGCTGCGATGGAAGGGGGCGACGTCCTCAAAACCCAACTCTCCGTCCTCAAGAAACTCGCTCGTTCCACCCCGATCAACGCTGTCAAAGTCAAGCGTGAACTCGCGGCGAAGATCGTCGAGCAAGAATCCTACATCTGCTAG
- a CDS encoding acetyl-CoA C-acyltransferase, whose amino-acid sequence MREAVIVSAVRTAVGRSHKGSLRHTRPEDLGALVVREALNRVPELDPREVEDVIIGCAIPEGEQGMNLGRIVAMRAGLPTNVAGMSVNRFCSSGLQTIALAAQAILTGQADVMIAGGVESMSMVPMVGNKLAPNPWLVDNMPEIYMGMGHTAEQVAQRFGVSREMQDGFAVRSHQRAAAAIASGKFKDEIVPVPVKFQTVDEKGKVKVHEYLFDTDEGVRPDTSMEGLAKLRPAFHVQGSVTAGNSSQTSDGAAAVVVMSAEKAQELGLKPLAKFLSFAIGGVDPDIMGVGPVVAIPKALQKAGLSVDDIDLFEVNEAFASQAFHVVRELGLDEEKVNVNGGAIALGHPLGCSGAKLTVQILNELRRRNGKYGVVSMCIGGGMGAAGVFELLN is encoded by the coding sequence ATGCGTGAAGCAGTGATCGTATCGGCTGTCCGTACAGCCGTAGGTCGTTCTCATAAAGGCTCCCTGCGCCACACCCGCCCGGAGGACCTCGGGGCTCTGGTTGTGCGCGAAGCACTGAACCGCGTTCCGGAACTCGATCCGCGTGAAGTCGAAGATGTCATCATCGGCTGCGCGATTCCGGAAGGCGAACAAGGCATGAACCTCGGCCGCATCGTAGCGATGCGCGCCGGGCTCCCGACGAACGTCGCAGGCATGAGCGTCAACCGTTTCTGCTCCTCGGGTCTGCAAACCATCGCGCTGGCTGCACAAGCCATTCTCACCGGCCAAGCGGACGTCATGATCGCAGGCGGCGTCGAATCGATGTCGATGGTTCCGATGGTTGGCAACAAACTCGCTCCGAACCCGTGGTTGGTCGACAACATGCCGGAAATCTACATGGGCATGGGTCACACCGCAGAGCAAGTCGCGCAACGCTTCGGCGTCTCCCGCGAAATGCAAGACGGTTTCGCCGTTCGCTCGCACCAACGTGCAGCCGCTGCCATTGCATCCGGCAAGTTCAAAGACGAGATCGTTCCGGTCCCGGTCAAGTTCCAAACGGTCGATGAGAAGGGCAAAGTGAAAGTTCACGAGTACCTCTTCGACACCGACGAAGGCGTGCGCCCGGACACTTCGATGGAAGGTCTTGCGAAACTTCGCCCGGCATTCCACGTCCAAGGCTCCGTCACGGCGGGCAACTCGTCGCAAACGTCAGACGGCGCAGCGGCAGTCGTCGTCATGTCTGCTGAAAAAGCGCAAGAACTCGGCTTGAAGCCGCTTGCGAAATTCCTGTCGTTCGCCATCGGCGGCGTGGACCCGGACATCATGGGTGTCGGCCCGGTCGTCGCAATCCCGAAAGCGTTGCAAAAAGCAGGTCTGTCGGTCGACGACATCGACCTGTTCGAAGTCAACGAAGCGTTCGCGTCGCAAGCGTTCCACGTCGTGCGCGAACTCGGTCTCGACGAAGAAAAAGTCAACGTCAACGGCGGCGCCATTGCGCTCGGTCACCCGCTGGGCTGCTCCGGCGCGAAGCTGACCGTCCAGATTCTCAACGAGCTCCGTCGCCGCAACGGCAAGTACGGCGTGGTCTCGATGTGCATCGGCGGCGGCATGGGCGCAGCAGGCGTATTCGAACTGTTGAACTAA
- a CDS encoding 3-hydroxyacyl-CoA dehydrogenase/enoyl-CoA hydratase family protein, with translation MERKIRKVAVLGAGVMGAGIAAHLANVGVKSLLLDIVPKDPEQDRNLFAKRGRDGLLKQKPAALYAPEVIDLIEIGNFEDDLHRLQECDWVIEVVVENLNIKRQVYEKIEAAVRPGTIVSSNTSGMSIAAMAEGRGESFRKHFLGTHFFNPPRYMKLLEIIPGPDTDPSVIEFMANYAEKNLGKGVVFAKDTVNFIANRIGTYGLMVSVQEMEKAGLGVDEVDALTGPVIGRPKSATFRTLDIVGLDTFVHVANNVHDSVEDGEEKSTFVIPSFLQKMVENGWIGEKVKKGFFQKIGKDIHALDYNTMEYRPRTKIKSASLEMAKQQKSLKEKLRTLVYGQDQASLFMWNVLKRTLIYSANHASEIADDIVNIDRAMKWGFNWQTGPFETWDLLGVEKSVARMEAEGETIPELVKNLLASGKKSFYEEEAGVKSFYTLTGEFKGLEEKKEIISLAALKEQGRVIKKNSGASLIDLGDGVAALEFHSPNQAIGNDIVAMMNYAAQEVSQNYKGLVIGNQANNFCVGANLMMILMAAQDDDWDELDLTVRMFQNATMALKYMDRPVVAAPFNMTLGGGAEVCFPADKIVGAAESYFGLVEVGVGLLPGGGGNKEILLRNIENVPEGIDLQPYVTRAFETIAMAKVSTSFRDGQKLGYFRKSDEMTVNQDYLLHDAKQAVLAMAPNYVAPTPKKIKVVGENGYALLKLGAQTMKLHGFASDHDVKIASKVANVLAGGQVIGGSVVSEQYLLDLEREAFLSLCGEPLSQQRMQYMLTKGKPLRN, from the coding sequence ATGGAACGCAAGATTCGCAAAGTCGCGGTGCTCGGCGCCGGCGTCATGGGTGCCGGCATTGCCGCACATCTCGCCAACGTAGGGGTGAAGTCCCTGCTGCTCGACATCGTGCCCAAAGATCCGGAGCAAGACCGCAACTTGTTTGCCAAGCGCGGTCGCGACGGTCTGTTGAAGCAAAAACCGGCTGCGTTGTACGCACCGGAAGTGATTGATCTCATCGAGATCGGCAATTTCGAAGACGATCTGCATCGTCTGCAAGAGTGCGACTGGGTGATCGAGGTTGTCGTCGAGAACCTCAACATCAAGCGTCAAGTGTATGAAAAAATTGAAGCAGCCGTTCGTCCGGGCACGATCGTTTCGTCCAACACGTCCGGCATGTCGATCGCTGCGATGGCAGAAGGTCGCGGAGAATCGTTCCGCAAGCACTTCCTCGGCACGCACTTCTTCAATCCGCCGCGTTATATGAAACTTCTCGAAATCATTCCGGGTCCGGATACCGACCCGAGTGTCATCGAATTCATGGCGAACTACGCAGAGAAAAACCTCGGCAAAGGCGTCGTGTTTGCCAAAGACACCGTCAACTTCATCGCCAACCGCATCGGCACCTACGGTCTGATGGTCTCGGTTCAAGAGATGGAGAAAGCGGGCCTTGGCGTCGATGAAGTCGATGCGCTGACCGGCCCGGTAATCGGCCGTCCGAAGTCTGCCACGTTCCGCACGCTCGACATCGTCGGTCTCGATACGTTCGTTCATGTAGCGAACAACGTCCACGATTCCGTAGAAGACGGGGAGGAAAAATCGACCTTCGTCATCCCGTCCTTCCTGCAAAAAATGGTCGAGAACGGCTGGATCGGGGAGAAAGTCAAAAAAGGCTTCTTCCAAAAAATCGGCAAGGACATCCATGCGCTGGACTACAACACCATGGAGTACCGTCCGCGCACCAAGATCAAGTCCGCGTCTCTGGAAATGGCGAAACAGCAGAAGTCTCTGAAGGAAAAACTGCGCACCCTCGTCTACGGCCAAGACCAAGCGTCCCTCTTCATGTGGAACGTCTTGAAACGCACCTTGATCTACTCCGCCAATCACGCATCCGAAATCGCGGACGACATCGTCAACATCGACCGCGCGATGAAGTGGGGCTTCAACTGGCAGACCGGCCCGTTCGAAACCTGGGACCTGCTGGGCGTCGAGAAATCGGTCGCTCGTATGGAAGCAGAAGGCGAAACCATCCCGGAACTGGTGAAAAACTTGCTGGCATCCGGCAAGAAATCGTTCTACGAAGAAGAAGCCGGCGTCAAGTCGTTCTACACCCTCACAGGCGAGTTCAAAGGTCTGGAAGAGAAAAAGGAAATCATCTCGCTCGCCGCTCTCAAAGAGCAAGGCCGCGTGATCAAGAAAAACTCCGGCGCGTCTCTGATCGACCTCGGCGACGGCGTTGCAGCTCTTGAATTCCACTCTCCGAACCAAGCGATCGGCAACGACATCGTCGCGATGATGAACTACGCGGCACAAGAAGTTTCTCAAAACTACAAGGGCCTCGTCATCGGCAACCAAGCGAACAACTTCTGCGTGGGCGCCAACCTCATGATGATTCTCATGGCGGCGCAAGACGACGATTGGGATGAACTCGATCTGACCGTTCGCATGTTCCAAAATGCGACGATGGCTCTCAAATATATGGATCGTCCGGTGGTCGCAGCTCCGTTCAACATGACCCTTGGCGGCGGCGCAGAAGTTTGCTTCCCGGCCGACAAAATCGTCGGTGCGGCAGAATCGTACTTCGGTCTCGTCGAAGTGGGCGTCGGTCTGCTTCCGGGCGGCGGTGGGAACAAGGAAATTCTCCTGCGCAACATCGAGAACGTGCCGGAGGGCATCGACCTCCAACCGTACGTCACCCGTGCGTTCGAGACGATTGCCATGGCGAAAGTGTCCACCTCGTTCCGCGACGGTCAAAAACTCGGCTACTTCCGCAAGTCTGACGAGATGACCGTAAACCAAGACTACCTGCTGCACGACGCGAAGCAAGCGGTGCTCGCGATGGCTCCGAACTACGTAGCCCCGACGCCGAAGAAAATCAAAGTCGTCGGTGAAAACGGCTACGCGCTGCTCAAACTCGGCGCGCAAACCATGAAGCTCCACGGCTTCGCATCCGATCATGATGTGAAGATCGCATCTAAAGTGGCAAACGTTCTCGCAGGCGGTCAAGTGATCGGCGGCTCCGTGGTCAGCGAGCAATACTTGCTCGACCTTGAGCGTGAAGCGTTCCTCTCGCTGTGCGGCGAACCGCTCTCGCAACAACGCATGCAATACATGCTGACGAAAGGCAAACCGCTGCGCAACTAG
- a CDS encoding 3D domain-containing protein, which yields MKKTLLAFVFSLALLFSLLATPSYAMYELPAPYGAPHTYDLGGVVYGPPLPSNLPPVIARSGTDLLKKVEEAVPETLTYKVKQGDSLSSIAASFNTKTETLAQLNNLPNANVLKIDQELQIPNLERKLLQPGLAVKNVLNADLTAYTAGFESTGKHPGDPGYGVTASGKVVQDHQTIAVDPSVIPIGTKVYIEGIGVRVAEDTGGAIVGNRIDVYMSDLSAAIQFGYKKNIKVYVLDASQQSA from the coding sequence ATGAAAAAAACCCTGCTGGCATTCGTCTTTTCTCTTGCTTTGCTGTTCTCTCTGCTTGCAACACCAAGCTACGCGATGTACGAACTGCCCGCGCCCTACGGCGCTCCGCATACTTATGATCTCGGCGGCGTTGTGTACGGTCCGCCGCTCCCGAGCAATCTCCCGCCGGTCATCGCCCGCTCCGGCACCGATCTTTTGAAAAAAGTCGAAGAGGCCGTCCCGGAAACGCTCACCTACAAAGTGAAGCAAGGCGACTCGCTCTCGTCCATCGCCGCTTCGTTCAACACCAAGACGGAGACGCTCGCACAGTTGAACAACTTGCCCAACGCAAACGTGTTGAAAATCGACCAAGAACTGCAAATTCCGAACTTGGAACGCAAACTGCTCCAACCGGGACTCGCGGTCAAAAACGTTCTCAACGCCGACCTGACCGCCTACACCGCCGGTTTTGAGTCGACCGGCAAACATCCGGGTGATCCGGGCTATGGGGTCACTGCGTCCGGCAAAGTCGTGCAAGACCACCAAACCATCGCCGTGGACCCGTCTGTCATCCCGATCGGCACCAAAGTCTATATTGAAGGAATCGGTGTGCGCGTCGCCGAAGACACCGGCGGGGCCATCGTCGGGAACCGCATTGACGTCTATATGAGCGACCTCTCGGCCGCCATTCAATTCGGCTACAAGAAAAACATCAAAGTCTACGTCCTCGACGCTTCTCAACAATCCGCATAA
- a CDS encoding AzlD domain-containing protein, with translation MDEQTIWLTILGMSLVTVIPRLLPVWLLAGRTLPPLVVTWLRYVPVAVLAAMLAPSLVLQEGHLDFSWSNLYFWVSLPTIAVAWKTRNLFLTVITGMGGIALVRLLLT, from the coding sequence GTGGACGAACAAACAATCTGGTTGACGATTCTCGGAATGTCGCTCGTGACTGTGATCCCGCGCCTGCTTCCCGTCTGGTTGCTTGCGGGGCGAACGTTGCCGCCGCTGGTCGTAACGTGGCTGCGCTATGTGCCCGTCGCCGTGCTTGCTGCGATGCTGGCTCCGTCGCTCGTGCTTCAGGAAGGGCATCTCGACTTTTCCTGGTCGAATTTGTATTTCTGGGTCAGTTTGCCGACGATTGCGGTGGCGTGGAAGACGCGCAATTTGTTTTTGACGGTGATTACCGGAATGGGCGGAATTGCGTTGGTTCGGCTCTTGTTGACATGA
- a CDS encoding AzlC family ABC transporter permease codes for MSQSVVNSEERPSSSPITRGVLQALPVVMGYIPIGFAYGVLAGQAHLSLFSTLLMSFIVYAGSSQLIAAGLFASGQPMLSILFTTFIVNLRHLLMAAAVSPYLSRWPQAKRLLFATELTDETFALHSLQFAERVPGARQVFAVNVTSHLSWVLGSWLGFVANTMLTDVKPFGLDYALPAMFVALLLLQIHHVKAVGVALFSGIVAVVFQLLGFATWSVMLATVLGATLGVVLESWTNKQSG; via the coding sequence ATGTCACAGAGCGTTGTCAATTCGGAGGAGCGGCCAAGTTCCTCCCCGATCACACGCGGCGTGTTGCAAGCTTTGCCTGTGGTGATGGGCTACATTCCGATCGGGTTCGCCTACGGAGTGTTAGCCGGGCAAGCGCACTTGTCGCTGTTCTCCACGCTGTTGATGTCGTTCATTGTCTATGCAGGTTCGTCGCAGTTGATCGCAGCCGGGTTGTTTGCCAGCGGGCAGCCGATGCTGTCGATCCTCTTCACCACGTTCATCGTCAACTTGCGGCATCTGTTGATGGCGGCGGCGGTCTCGCCGTACTTGTCGCGGTGGCCGCAAGCCAAACGGCTTTTGTTTGCGACCGAACTCACCGATGAGACGTTCGCTCTGCACAGCCTGCAATTTGCAGAACGGGTGCCGGGGGCCAGACAAGTCTTCGCCGTCAACGTGACGTCGCATCTCTCGTGGGTCCTCGGTTCGTGGTTGGGCTTCGTCGCGAACACGATGTTGACCGACGTGAAGCCGTTCGGTCTGGATTACGCGTTGCCCGCGATGTTCGTCGCGCTGCTGCTCTTGCAGATTCATCATGTGAAAGCGGTGGGAGTCGCTTTGTTCAGCGGGATCGTAGCGGTTGTGTTTCAATTATTGGGCTTTGCGACGTGGTCGGTCATGCTTGCGACTGTACTCGGCGCGACGCTTGGGGTGGTGTTGGAGTCGTGGACGAACAAACAATCTGGTTGA
- a CDS encoding acyl-CoA thioesterase: MSAEFLDGFRFYSLVKVRFAETDMNGHMSHVSPIIYMEQARAEFMESLDVFTPELLIKERKTFVLAGQSIDYKAQAYYNDRLRIYLRVSRIGSSSLDMEYAIVNEDKQLLCCTARSTVVFFDANMQKSTPLPDDLAERIEELESKFATV, translated from the coding sequence ATGAGCGCAGAATTTCTAGATGGGTTTCGCTTTTATTCGCTTGTCAAAGTCCGCTTTGCAGAAACGGACATGAACGGCCACATGAGCCACGTCTCCCCGATCATCTACATGGAGCAAGCCCGCGCCGAGTTTATGGAGTCCCTGGACGTCTTCACGCCGGAGTTGCTCATCAAGGAGCGCAAAACGTTCGTGCTCGCCGGTCAATCGATCGACTACAAAGCACAGGCCTATTACAACGACCGCCTGCGCATCTACTTGCGCGTCTCACGCATCGGATCCTCGTCGCTTGACATGGAGTACGCCATCGTCAACGAGGACAAGCAACTGCTCTGTTGCACCGCTCGTTCCACGGTCGTCTTTTTCGACGCCAACATGCAAAAAAGCACTCCCTTGCCAGACGATCTGGCGGAGCGCATCGAAGAGTTGGAATCCAAGTTTGCGACCGTCTGA
- the speD gene encoding adenosylmethionine decarboxylase translates to MMEEYSTFGRHCAVDAWGIDFELINNAEFLKSRMVEAAEKSGAHVLSVQYKQFEPQGATVLVLLSESHLSIHTYPEKGFAAMDCYTCGDTVDPEVAINYLLSILKPETAYPKLLKRGEGPIEIIR, encoded by the coding sequence ATGATGGAAGAATACTCTACTTTCGGGAGACATTGTGCTGTAGACGCGTGGGGTATCGATTTTGAATTGATCAACAATGCGGAGTTCCTCAAGTCCCGCATGGTCGAAGCAGCTGAGAAATCGGGAGCACACGTTCTGTCTGTGCAGTACAAGCAATTCGAACCGCAAGGCGCTACCGTTCTTGTATTGTTGTCTGAGTCGCATCTGTCGATCCACACGTACCCGGAGAAAGGCTTTGCAGCTATGGATTGCTACACCTGTGGCGATACCGTTGATCCGGAAGTGGCAATTAACTACTTGCTTTCGATCCTCAAACCGGAGACAGCATACCCGAAACTCCTCAAGCGTGGGGAAGGGCCGATCGAGATCATTCGATAA